The Deltaproteobacteria bacterium DNA segment ATTGAGGAGATCTGTTCGCTGGGACCACGGTGGATGGGAACGCCAGGAGCGCTAGACGCGAGAGATTTTGTGGCTGATCAATTTAGAAAGGCTGGACTGATCGTTGAACTACAGAGCTTTAGTTATTTGTCCTACACCCCTGAACATGCTGTTTTTCTTGTCAACGGCCAAGAAGTGCCCTGCGAGCCGATTGCTCTGTCACTGTCCACGAAAACACCTCTGGAGGCTCCACTTGTGTTCGGAGGAAAATGCACAGCCAGAGAAATCGAGGCTTTGCAGCATGCCGGGGTCAAGTTGGCCAATGCCATTGTCATTTCCGAAAATTTGCGCTCTTTTGTTGCCTACCCGCTAGCTGCAGATGCCGGAGCTGCTGGCTTTGTGTCTATGACAAATCTTCCGGGAAATACTATTCGCTGCGGCTGTGCCCGTCTTGATCGCCGAGCAGGCACCATCCCGGCAGTGGCGATTGGTGGAGACGATGGTCGCCGTCTTGTGCAAGAGCTCGGCTCTCGGCCTTCTTTGACAGGCAAACTGGAGGTTAGAGGCAGAATTGAAAGCAAAGAGGGTCATAATGTGGTGGGATGGAGAAAGGGCCGAAGTCCAACAAAAATCCTCATCACTGCTCATTATGACAGTTTCTGGAACGGCGTGCATGCCATGGATAATGCTGCGGGTATGGCAACTGTGATCGAGCTCAGCCGTATACTGGACGAGACGCATGGACATACTCTAGAATTTGTAGTATTTGGCGGAGAAGAGCTGGGATTTTGGGGTTCTGCAAGCTATGTGGAGGCGCACCACTCCAACTTGGAGAACATTGGCGCAGTGGTCAATTTGGACACCTTTGGTTCGAATCTCAGTCAACTTGAAATCGGTGTCACTGCCGACCTGGTGGACTTTTGTGAAACGATTGTCCGTGAAAAAACTATTCTGGTGGACTGCTGGAATGTTCCGCCGAGAGCTGCAAGTGACCAACATCCT contains these protein-coding regions:
- a CDS encoding M28 family peptidase, whose product is MLKGTAIHATIEEICSLGPRWMGTPGALDARDFVADQFRKAGLIVELQSFSYLSYTPEHAVFLVNGQEVPCEPIALSLSTKTPLEAPLVFGGKCTAREIEALQHAGVKLANAIVISENLRSFVAYPLAADAGAAGFVSMTNLPGNTIRCGCARLDRRAGTIPAVAIGGDDGRRLVQELGSRPSLTGKLEVRGRIESKEGHNVVGWRKGRSPTKILITAHYDSFWNGVHAMDNAAGMATVIELSRILDETHGHTLEFVVFGGEELGFWGSASYVEAHHSNLENIGAVVNLDTFGSNLSQLEIGVTADLVDFCETIVREKTILVDCWNVPPRAASDQHPFVERGISAIWLANCGADQRYHTPLDVPSQMSAHKLEQVASLARLFIENIGRAFS